One segment of Falco rusticolus isolate bFalRus1 chromosome 3, bFalRus1.pri, whole genome shotgun sequence DNA contains the following:
- the FRRS1L gene encoding DOMON domain-containing protein FRRS1L, whose protein sequence is MAVRSRGAWRRLLLLLLLAGSAASPAEEGGGRREAGGGEHGEEAARPHHDSSYGTFASEFYDLRYLSEEGYPFPTAPPVDPFAKIRVDDCGKTKGCFRYGKPGCNAETCDYFLSYRRIGADVEFELSADTDGWVAVGFSSDKKMGGDDVMACVHDDNGRVRIQHFYNVGQWAKEIQRNPARDEEGVFENNRVTCRFKRPVYVPREETIVDLHLSWYYLFAWGPAIQGSITRHDIDSPPVSERVVSIYKYEDIFMPSAAYQTFSSPFCLLLIVALTFYLLMGTP, encoded by the exons atggcgGTGCGGAGCCGCGGCGCTTGGCGgcggctcctgctgctgctgctcctggccgGCTCCGCCGCCAGCCCGGCGGAggagggcggcgggcggcgggaggcgggcggcggggagcaCGGCGAGGAGGCGGCGCGGCCTCACCACGACTCCTCGTACGGCACCTTTGCCAGCGAGTTCTACGACCTGCGCTACCTCTCCGAGGAGG GTTACCCCTTCCCAACTGCTCCTCCTGTGGATCCATTTGCAAAAATCAGAGTGGATGACTGTGGAAAAACCAAGGGTTGCTTCAG GTATGGTAAACCTGGATGCAATGCGGAGACTTGTGACTACTTTCTGAGTTACCGTAGAATAGGAGCTGATGTTGAATTTGAGTTGAGTGCTGATACGGATGGCTGGGTGGCAGTGGGATTTTCCTCAGACAAGAAAATG GGAGGAGATGATGTCATGGCTTGTGTTCATGATGATAATGGAAGAGTCCGAATACAGCACTTCTACAATGTCGGTCAGTGGGCTAAAGAAATCCAGAGAAATCCTGCTAGAGATGAAGAAGGGGTTTTTGAAAACAATCGTGTAACATGTCGATTCAAGCGTCCTGTATATGTTCCCCGAGAGGAAACCATCGTAGATCTGCACTTGAGTTGGTACTATCTGTTTGCTTGGGGCCCAGCAATTCAGG GTTCTATAACTCGTCATGATATAGACTCACCACCTGTATCAGAGCGTGTTGTCAGTATTTACAAGTATGAAGATATTTTCATGCCATCAGCTGCCTATCAGACCTTCTCGTCTCCATTCTGCTTGCTCCTCATTGTTGCACTGACCTTCTATTTATTGATGGGAACTCCATGA